In Streptococcus respiraculi, one DNA window encodes the following:
- the rpoB gene encoding DNA-directed RNA polymerase subunit beta, with amino-acid sequence MAGHEVQYGKHRTRRSFSRIKEVLDLPNLIEIQTDSFKEFLDHGLKEVFEDVLPVSNFTDTMELEFVGYELKEPKYTLEEARIHDASYSAPIFVTFRLINKETGEIKTQEVFFGEFPIMTEMGTFIINGGERIIVSQLVRSPGVYFNDKVDKNGKVGYGSTVIPNRGAWLELETDSKDIAYTRIDRTRKIPFTTLVRALGFSGDDEIFDIFGDSELVRNTIEKDIHKNPADSRTDEALKEIYERLRPGEPKTAESSRSLLTARFFDPRRYDLAPVGRYKINKKLNLRTRLLNQTLAEHVINGETGEIVLEAGTVLNRDVLESIEDQFDELNLVEYIPNDAAVVVEPVLLQKFKIVAPTDPDRVVTVIGNANPAENVRTITPADVLAEMSYFLNLAEGLGRVDDIDHLGNRRIRAVGELLANQVRIGLTRMERNLRERMSVQDNEVLTPQQIINIRPVTAAIKEFFGSSQLSQFMDQHNPLSELSHKRRLSALGPGGLTRDRAGYEVRDVHYTHYGRMCPIETPEGPNIGLINNLSSYGHLNKYGFIQTPYRKIDRATGTVTNEIVWLTADEEDAYIVAQSTSPLDENNRFVDKIVMGRHQGNNQEFPAESADFMDVSPKQVVAVATACIPFLENDDSNRALMGANMQRQAVPLIDPKAPYVGTGMEYQAAHDSGAAVIAQHDGKVIYADADKVEVRREDGSLDVYHIQKFRRSNSGTAYNQRTLVKVGDIVEKGDFIADGPSMENGEMALGQNPIVAYMTWEGYNFEDAVIMSERLVKDDVYTSVHLEEYESETRDTKLGPEEITREIPNVGEDALKDLDEMGIIRIGAEVKEGDILVGKVTPKGEKDLSAEERLLHAIFGDKSREVRDTSLRVPHGADGVVRDVKIFTRANGDELQSGVNMLVRVYIAQKRKIKVGDKMAGRHGNKGVVSRIVPVEDMPYLPDGTPVDIMLNPLGVPSRMNIGQVMELHLGMAARNLGIHIATPVFDGASSEDLWSTVKEAGMDSDAKTILYDGRTGEPFDNRVSVGVMYMIKLHHMVDDKLHARSVGPYSLVTQQPLGGKAQFGGQRFGEMEVWALEAYGASNVLQEILTYKSDDVNGRLKAYEAITKGKPIPKPGVPESFRVLVKELQSLGLDMRVLDEDDQEVELRDLDEGEDDDIIHVDDLEKARAKAAADAAAAFAAESEE; translated from the coding sequence TTGGCAGGACATGAAGTTCAGTACGGCAAGCACCGTACCCGTCGTAGTTTTTCAAGAATCAAAGAAGTTCTTGATTTACCAAATTTGATTGAAATTCAAACCGACTCATTCAAAGAGTTCTTAGATCACGGTCTTAAAGAAGTTTTTGAAGATGTACTTCCAGTATCCAACTTTACAGATACAATGGAATTGGAATTTGTTGGTTATGAATTAAAAGAACCAAAGTATACCCTAGAAGAAGCGCGTATCCATGATGCAAGTTATTCAGCGCCAATCTTTGTGACCTTCCGCTTGATTAACAAAGAAACAGGCGAAATTAAGACACAAGAAGTCTTCTTTGGTGAATTTCCAATCATGACTGAAATGGGAACATTTATCATCAATGGTGGTGAGCGGATTATCGTTAGTCAGCTTGTACGTTCGCCTGGTGTTTACTTCAATGATAAGGTTGATAAAAATGGTAAGGTTGGTTATGGTTCAACTGTTATTCCAAACCGAGGTGCTTGGTTAGAGCTTGAGACAGACTCAAAAGACATCGCCTATACTCGGATTGACCGTACCCGTAAAATTCCATTTACAACGCTTGTGCGCGCACTTGGATTCTCAGGTGATGATGAAATCTTTGATATCTTTGGTGATAGTGAGTTAGTTCGTAATACCATTGAAAAAGATATTCATAAAAATCCAGCTGATTCACGGACCGATGAAGCCCTCAAGGAAATTTATGAGCGCCTTCGTCCAGGTGAGCCTAAGACAGCAGAAAGCTCACGTAGCTTGTTGACAGCACGTTTCTTTGACCCACGTCGTTATGACTTAGCGCCTGTTGGTCGTTACAAGATTAACAAGAAATTGAACCTCCGTACTCGCTTGCTCAACCAAACTTTGGCTGAACACGTGATTAATGGTGAAACAGGTGAAATTGTTCTTGAAGCTGGCACTGTCTTAAACCGTGATGTACTTGAGTCAATCGAAGATCAATTCGATGAATTGAACTTGGTGGAATACATTCCAAATGATGCGGCAGTTGTGGTAGAGCCTGTCTTGCTTCAAAAATTCAAGATTGTCGCACCAACTGATCCGGACCGTGTTGTAACTGTCATCGGAAATGCGAATCCAGCAGAAAATGTGCGTACGATTACACCAGCCGATGTCTTGGCTGAGATGAGCTACTTCCTCAACCTTGCAGAAGGTCTTGGTCGCGTTGATGATATTGACCACCTTGGAAATCGTCGGATTCGTGCCGTAGGTGAATTGCTTGCTAACCAAGTGCGTATCGGGTTGACCCGTATGGAGCGCAATCTCCGTGAGCGCATGAGTGTACAGGACAATGAAGTCTTAACTCCACAACAAATTATCAATATCCGTCCTGTAACAGCAGCAATCAAAGAATTCTTTGGTTCATCTCAGTTGTCGCAGTTCATGGACCAACACAATCCATTATCAGAGTTGTCCCACAAACGCCGTTTATCTGCCTTAGGGCCTGGTGGTTTGACCCGTGACCGTGCAGGTTACGAAGTTCGTGACGTGCATTATACCCACTATGGTCGTATGTGTCCGATTGAAACGCCTGAGGGACCAAACATCGGTTTGATTAATAACTTGTCTTCTTATGGACATTTGAACAAGTATGGCTTCATTCAAACACCATACCGTAAGATTGATCGTGCGACTGGTACGGTTACCAATGAAATCGTCTGGTTGACTGCTGATGAAGAAGATGCTTACATCGTTGCGCAATCGACTTCTCCACTTGATGAGAACAACCGTTTTGTAGACAAGATTGTCATGGGACGTCACCAAGGTAACAACCAAGAATTCCCAGCGGAATCTGCGGATTTTATGGACGTGTCACCTAAGCAGGTAGTTGCTGTTGCGACAGCATGTATTCCTTTCCTTGAAAACGACGATTCCAACCGTGCACTCATGGGTGCCAACATGCAGCGTCAAGCCGTGCCATTGATTGATCCAAAAGCTCCTTATGTAGGAACTGGTATGGAATATCAAGCAGCCCACGATTCAGGAGCAGCAGTTATTGCGCAGCATGATGGAAAAGTTATCTATGCAGATGCAGATAAGGTTGAGGTACGTCGCGAAGACGGCTCGCTTGATGTCTACCACATTCAAAAATTCCGTCGTTCCAACTCAGGTACAGCCTATAACCAACGTACACTTGTTAAAGTAGGTGATATCGTTGAAAAAGGCGACTTTATCGCAGATGGACCGTCTATGGAAAATGGGGAAATGGCGCTTGGACAAAATCCAATCGTTGCCTACATGACGTGGGAAGGATATAACTTCGAGGATGCGGTCATCATGAGTGAGCGTCTGGTGAAAGACGATGTCTATACATCTGTTCACTTGGAAGAATACGAATCAGAAACCCGCGATACCAAGTTAGGCCCTGAAGAAATTACTCGTGAAATTCCAAACGTTGGTGAAGATGCGTTGAAAGACTTGGATGAAATGGGAATTATCCGTATCGGTGCTGAGGTAAAAGAAGGCGATATCCTTGTTGGTAAAGTGACTCCAAAAGGTGAGAAAGACTTGTCAGCAGAAGAACGTCTCCTCCATGCTATCTTTGGTGATAAATCTCGAGAAGTTCGTGATACTTCTCTTCGTGTGCCTCATGGTGCTGACGGTGTTGTTCGCGATGTCAAAATCTTTACCCGTGCAAATGGCGATGAATTGCAATCTGGTGTCAACATGCTGGTTCGTGTCTACATTGCTCAAAAACGTAAGATTAAGGTCGGAGATAAGATGGCGGGACGCCACGGAAATAAAGGGGTGGTCTCTCGTATCGTACCAGTAGAAGATATGCCATACCTTCCAGACGGAACACCAGTTGATATCATGTTGAATCCGCTTGGGGTACCTTCTCGTATGAATATCGGACAGGTTATGGAACTTCACCTTGGAATGGCTGCTCGTAACTTGGGCATTCACATTGCAACACCAGTATTTGACGGGGCAAGTTCAGAAGATTTATGGTCAACGGTTAAAGAAGCTGGTATGGATAGCGATGCTAAAACGATTCTCTATGACGGACGTACTGGTGAGCCGTTTGATAACCGTGTATCTGTTGGGGTCATGTACATGATTAAACTCCACCACATGGTTGATGATAAACTTCACGCACGTTCAGTAGGACCATACTCACTTGTTACCCAACAACCTCTTGGAGGTAAGGCCCAGTTTGGTGGACAACGTTTCGGTGAGATGGAGGTTTGGGCACTTGAAGCTTATGGTGCTTCAAACGTTCTTCAAGAAATCTTGACCTACAAGTCAGATGATGTCAATGGTCGTTTGAAAGCCTATGAAGCAATTACTAAAGGAAAACCAATTCCAAAACCAGGTGTGCCAGAATCATTCCGCGTATTG
- the tyrS gene encoding tyrosine--tRNA ligase has translation MHIFDELKERGLVFQTTDEDALRKALEEGTVSYYSGYDPTADSLHLGHLVPILVCRHLQLAGHKPYPLVGGATGLIGDPSFKDAERSLQTKDTVDSWVKSIQTQLERFLDFENGDNKAVMTNNYDWFGSISFIDFLRDVGKYFTVNYMMSKESVKKRIETGISYTEFAYQIMQGFDFYELNRLHNVTLQIGGSDQWGNMTAGTELLRRKADKTGHVITVPLITDATGKKFGKSEGNAVWLNADKTSPYEMYQFWMNVMDADAIRFLKIFTFLPLDEIDEIRKQFEAAPHERLAQKILAREVVTLVHGEAAYKEALNITEQLFTGNIKNLSVKELKQGLRGVPNYTVTAGDNLNIVELLVTAGVVNSKRQAREDVQNGAIYLNGDRIQDLDYTLTEADKLENELTVIRRGKKKYFVITYEP, from the coding sequence ATGCACATTTTTGATGAGCTAAAAGAACGTGGCTTGGTCTTTCAAACCACAGATGAAGATGCTTTGCGAAAAGCCTTAGAAGAAGGTACAGTCTCTTATTATTCAGGCTACGATCCCACTGCCGACAGTCTACATTTAGGACATTTGGTCCCGATCCTCGTCTGCCGTCACTTGCAGTTAGCTGGACACAAGCCTTATCCACTTGTGGGAGGCGCAACTGGCTTGATTGGCGATCCATCATTTAAAGACGCAGAACGTAGCTTACAAACTAAAGATACCGTTGATAGCTGGGTGAAAAGTATCCAGACCCAATTAGAACGTTTTCTTGATTTTGAAAATGGCGACAACAAAGCTGTCATGACCAACAACTATGATTGGTTCGGCAGCATCAGCTTCATCGATTTCTTGCGCGATGTCGGTAAGTACTTCACTGTCAACTACATGATGAGTAAGGAGTCTGTCAAAAAACGGATTGAAACAGGAATTTCCTACACAGAATTTGCCTACCAAATCATGCAAGGCTTTGACTTCTATGAACTCAATCGCTTGCATAACGTCACTCTCCAAATTGGCGGAAGTGACCAATGGGGCAATATGACCGCAGGAACTGAGTTGCTCCGCCGTAAGGCAGATAAAACTGGCCATGTCATCACTGTGCCACTCATTACCGATGCAACTGGTAAAAAATTCGGAAAATCAGAAGGCAATGCCGTTTGGCTCAACGCTGATAAGACTTCACCATACGAGATGTACCAATTCTGGATGAATGTCATGGACGCAGATGCCATTCGTTTCTTGAAGATTTTCACCTTCTTGCCACTTGACGAAATCGACGAAATTCGAAAACAATTTGAAGCAGCGCCACATGAGCGCCTAGCGCAGAAAATCCTTGCCCGTGAAGTGGTGACCTTGGTCCATGGTGAAGCAGCTTACAAAGAAGCGCTGAACATTACCGAACAACTCTTTACAGGTAATATCAAAAACCTTTCTGTCAAAGAACTCAAACAAGGACTTCGTGGCGTACCAAACTACACCGTAACAGCAGGGGATAATCTCAACATTGTTGAACTCCTTGTGACTGCAGGCGTTGTGAATTCTAAGCGTCAAGCTCGTGAAGATGTCCAAAATGGAGCGATTTACCTGAACGGAGACCGCATACAAGATCTTGACTATACATTGACAGAAGCTGACAAACTCGAAAACGAATTGACCGTTATCCGCCGTGGTAAGAAAAAATATTTCGTTATTACTTATGAACCATAA
- the pbp1b gene encoding penicillin-binding protein PBP1B has translation MTTKLPKKKKETKEIVSLTISDIAGIALRTLKLLVDFGAIVIFLLGIFGTGIGLGYVASLFDSVTVPDSTKLVQQVTEVSRISKVVYADGSLVSEISSDLLRSPVNGDAISDNVKYAVIATEDATFESHNGVVPKAVLRAALGSAGVGSSSGGSTLTQQLIKQQIVGDAPTFSRKANEIISALALERAMSKEEILTTYLNVSPFGRNNQGRNIAGIEAAARGIFGKSAKDLTIPQAAFIAGLPQSPIVYSPYTASGGFKSEEDMAYGIERSKDVLYNMYRSGYINKEDYETYLAYDIKKDFVAPAPILKDTKDYLYYAVLSEAEDIMYRYLIKRDQVSAQDLKNDETVKAYKDLAKQSISQGGYTITSTVNKNIYSAMQSVVANYGEVLDSGGGLVETGSVLLDNRTGAILGFVGGRDYSSNQNNHALNTKRSPGSTIKPFLAYGVAIDQGLMGSASVLSNYPTTFSDGTPIMHVNSRGTGMMTLQNALNVSANIPAFWTYKMLQNTGVDVKSYMDKMNYDIDLYDIESLPIGGGVETTVATNTNAYQALANGGVYNENYIVEKITAHDGTVIYQHEAKPEQVYSKATSSIMMMLLRGALASGATSTFPGRLAALNPQAAASDLVGKTGTSNDTADVWLMLATPKITLGTWAGHDDNTGMELLTGYNNNSAYVAYLTSAIYEASPELFEGRFELDDSVIASSVLASTGMRPATVHVNGVPITPGGAMTTSYWAKNGAPITDYKFMIGGTDGDYVKAWSTFTPPAPSKPKSSSSSSKTSSSSDTKPASSSESEH, from the coding sequence ATGACGACTAAATTACCTAAGAAAAAGAAAGAAACGAAGGAAATCGTTTCTTTGACAATCAGTGATATAGCCGGTATTGCTTTACGCACCTTAAAACTATTAGTAGACTTTGGAGCCATTGTCATTTTTTTGCTGGGGATATTCGGAACAGGGATTGGGCTGGGCTATGTTGCTAGTCTTTTTGATAGTGTAACGGTGCCTGATTCTACAAAATTAGTGCAACAAGTGACAGAAGTCAGCCGTATTTCAAAGGTGGTTTATGCTGATGGAAGTCTTGTTTCAGAGATTAGTTCAGATTTGTTGCGCTCTCCAGTAAATGGTGATGCGATTTCTGATAATGTCAAATACGCGGTCATTGCAACAGAAGACGCGACGTTTGAAAGTCATAATGGTGTCGTGCCGAAAGCGGTTTTGCGTGCGGCGCTTGGATCAGCAGGTGTCGGCTCATCAAGTGGTGGCTCGACCTTGACCCAACAGCTGATAAAACAACAGATTGTGGGAGATGCGCCGACTTTTAGCAGGAAAGCAAATGAAATCATCTCGGCTCTTGCTCTTGAACGTGCCATGAGTAAGGAAGAAATTTTAACGACCTATCTCAATGTTTCGCCGTTTGGACGCAACAATCAAGGGCGCAACATTGCAGGTATTGAGGCGGCGGCGCGTGGCATTTTTGGGAAGTCTGCTAAAGACTTAACTATTCCGCAAGCAGCTTTTATTGCAGGCTTACCACAGAGTCCAATTGTGTATTCCCCTTATACCGCTAGCGGTGGTTTTAAATCTGAAGAGGATATGGCCTACGGGATTGAACGTTCAAAAGATGTCTTGTACAACATGTACCGCTCGGGTTATATTAACAAAGAAGATTATGAGACCTATCTGGCCTATGATATTAAGAAGGATTTTGTTGCACCAGCTCCGATCTTAAAAGATACAAAGGATTACTTGTATTATGCGGTCTTGTCAGAGGCAGAGGATATCATGTATCGTTACTTGATCAAGAGAGATCAAGTCTCTGCGCAGGATTTGAAAAATGATGAGACAGTCAAAGCCTACAAGGATTTGGCAAAGCAGAGTATCAGCCAGGGTGGCTACACCATCACTAGTACGGTCAATAAAAATATTTACAGTGCCATGCAGTCTGTTGTGGCCAATTATGGTGAGGTGCTCGATAGTGGCGGTGGTTTGGTTGAGACCGGGAGTGTCCTTCTAGACAATCGAACAGGTGCTATTTTAGGTTTTGTGGGTGGTCGAGATTATAGCTCAAACCAGAATAACCACGCTCTTAATACCAAGCGATCTCCAGGTTCTACCATTAAGCCTTTTCTAGCTTACGGAGTTGCTATTGATCAAGGACTAATGGGCTCGGCTAGTGTCCTATCCAACTATCCAACAACTTTCTCTGATGGAACGCCTATTATGCACGTAAATAGTAGGGGAACAGGGATGATGACGCTACAAAATGCCTTGAATGTGTCAGCCAATATTCCAGCCTTTTGGACTTACAAAATGCTTCAAAATACAGGTGTAGATGTCAAATCCTATATGGATAAGATGAACTATGACATCGATTTGTATGATATTGAAAGTCTACCAATTGGGGGTGGAGTTGAGACGACGGTTGCTACCAACACAAATGCCTATCAGGCTCTTGCAAATGGTGGTGTTTACAATGAAAACTATATTGTAGAGAAAATTACGGCTCATGATGGGACGGTAATTTATCAACATGAAGCAAAACCTGAACAAGTCTACTCGAAAGCGACGTCTAGTATCATGATGATGCTTTTAAGGGGAGCGTTGGCATCAGGAGCTACTTCTACTTTCCCAGGACGCTTAGCAGCGCTTAACCCTCAAGCAGCAGCTAGTGATTTGGTTGGAAAAACAGGGACGAGTAACGATACAGCTGATGTCTGGCTCATGTTGGCAACACCAAAGATTACCTTGGGAACCTGGGCTGGTCATGATGACAATACGGGCATGGAGCTCTTGACGGGGTATAACAACAATTCAGCCTATGTTGCCTATTTGACGAGTGCTATTTATGAGGCGAGTCCAGAGTTGTTCGAGGGGCGATTTGAGTTGGATGACAGTGTGATTGCATCAAGTGTCTTAGCTTCTACTGGAATGCGACCAGCTACTGTTCATGTAAACGGTGTGCCAATTACGCCAGGCGGAGCGATGACAACCAGCTATTGGGCCAAGAATGGCGCCCCGATTACCGACTATAAGTTTATGATTGGTGGGACAGATGGCGACTATGTCAAAGCATGGAGTACCTTTACCCCTCCTGCGCCATCTAAACCAAAATCATCCTCAAGCTCAAGCAAAACTTCGTCGTCATCAGACACCAAGCCGGCTTCAAGTAGTGAATCTGAGCACTAA